AGAAGCTGTTCCTGGTTGGCGTGACGGCACAAACAGCGGTGTCCCAGTTGATTCAGCTATTCCCATGGGTGCTTCAACTAAAAGAGCATGGAGTCATCGTCCGTGTCTCCTGTCCAAAGCCTGTAAGCTGACGGCTGCCCTCATGACACTAGCAAAAGGACTTTGCCCAGTAGTTCTTTGCAGTGCAGAGACAGACCGAGGCAATCCAGCACATTTTGCCCCAGCCTGATCTTCCAGCTGCCACAGCTCAGCTGCGGGCCAAGGCTCAGCCCGCTTGTCAGCAAGGGGACCCCCCTGCGTCCTCAAGAGCGCCTCCACCCCATCCTGAGACACTGTTGAGGCCGGTGCATCACCACCTCTGGACAGTGGCGCTCCCTGTGTCTCGAAGTCCTCTTAAAATATGACAAAGCGGCCCTGACTTGGGCAACTCAGGAAGCTGCTCTTTCCAGGAGCAGTACCCACAGTTTCGAAAAAAAAGAGCTGTTTCATTTTTCTCCATGTTATCAGGCACATGGTTTGACATTGAGCGATGTGCTGCCTCCTTACTCTCGCCCATGGTGCCCCCTATTGCCAGCAGCCAAGAGATTGCGGAATCCTCCTGTGATGAGCCAGGACGCAATGCCTTCTGTACCATCGAGCATGACTTCCCACTGCTGCACCACCACAAATTTGTCGATTATCCCTTTGGTGCCACTCGCATGGAGCTTGAAAGCATGGCTCGCACTGCCCAACACATGGCTCACTCGGACAGTTCAACTTGGCTACGTGATTTAGTTTGCCAGGTGACCCCCCCAGGTTCAGCAGCATTCTCAAGACTTAGGTGGCAGGTCAAGTTTTGTCTTGAAGAAGGAAGCAATCGAGCCTATCCCTCCAGTCAAGATTAAGTCAGGGTTTTGCAGCCCTTACTTAATTTTGCACAAGAAAGGCAGTTGCTTTTGGCCAATCCTGGATCTGTGTGTCTTGAATTGGGCCTTTCACAATCTCTGATTTAAGGTGTTGATTGATCAAAGATTGAGATCATCAAATGCATCCAGCCCCAGGATTGGTTTACAGCGGTCGACCTGAAGGACGCTTAGTTTCATGTCTGGATTCTTCCTAGACACAGGCCGTTCCTACGGTTTGCATTCAAGGGTCCCCTTCGGGCAGTCCCTGTCCCCCCGTATCTTTACAAAGGTCATGCAGGGCGCCCTTTCTCCATTATGGGTAGTGTGCATCAGGATCCTCAATTACCTTGATGACTGGTTCATCAAGACTGGTCACGAGATCAGTTGCTCGATCACAGGGACCCGGTGCTATGGCACCTCAGccaaagagcaaactctcccacATGTAAAAGAGGTCTTTTCTTGCTATAGAGTTAGACTCAGTGATTATGCATCTCAACTGTCTTCAGACGCCTGAAGTTCCTTCAGAGGCCGGAATGTGGTATCGCTGAAAATATCACGAGGcttctggggcatatggcatTCTCAGCCGCAGTTACGCCACTCCAATTGCTttatatgagaccacttcagcactggttatgCTCCCGAGCCCCTGGACAGACCTTGCCTTTCTTTAGACCAGGGttcccttagaacaagtgtcccggcatgCCATTGTCACTACAGATGCCTCCAGTACGGGTTGGGGCActacatgcaacgggcaggcagccttgGTGCTCggggcacatcaattgcctagatcTGTTGGCAATGCATCTGGCTTTGCGGGAGTTCCGACCATTGCTGCAAGACAAGCACTTGTTGGTCCACACACACTACACTGCGGCTGTCTCGTACATCAACTGGCAGGGTGGTCTACTATCATGTTGCATGTCACATTGTAAACATGATCAGTCAGGCTATAGCTCCTTCGACAATCTCATTGTCAGGTTCCTGAGGGGTACCAGAAGATTCAATTCTTGTAGGCCACCCCTGGTGCCCTTCTGGGATCTCTCTACTTTCCTGGCTGGCCTTCAGAGGGATCCCTTTGAGTCCCTGGATTACGTTGAGCCTAAGTTCTTGTCTGGTAAGACAGCTCTCCTTCCATCCAGAGGGTCAGCGAGTGAAAAGTGTGTTCTTGTGTTCAGGCCAGACTACTCCTACATTGTCCTGAAACCCCAGCCTGGATGGTTCCAACCATGACCTTTCGCAATCATGTGGTAAACCTGCAGGCATATATTTGGACCGTACCgggagcttcagaagctctgagcagctctttGTCTGCTACGGAGGTCAGCAGAaaggaaaggctgtctccaagcagaggttggaGGAGGCATATCCAGCCTTGGTGTTTCTGTGTGCCTCAAAAGTGTTGCGCATATATGTGGACCGCACCAgaagcttcagaagctctgagcagctctttGTCTGCTACAGAGGTCAGCAGGAAGGGAAGGCTGTCACCAAGCAGAGGATGTCACATTGGATAGAAGATGTTATCGCCTACCATTCCCAAGGCAAGccatgccccctgggggtgagtgCTCACTCTTCCTATGCACTGGCGCACGgcacctctctggcagacatctgtagagctgtggGTTCGGTGACACCAAACACCTTTACGAGAATTTACAGTCACTGCGTTGAGTCgttttcttcccgtgtgttgggtaacaggtaagtGGCAGGAATAGCCGGCCAGTGtcacgcttgctgcgccattccccctcaCCCAGGAATGCAAGTGCCTTTTCCTCCTCCAGTAAGCAGTCTGACGTCAGGCCCGGTGATTCCTTGCAGGCGATCCcctatgtgtattcttccatggaATGGATTCTCTCTCTGTGAACTGTGTATTCCCTTTGAGAGACCGCTCTGTCAGCTTCTGCTGGCAGCCGTTCCTCCCTACTCctaggtaggacctgcctcagagaccatTCCATAGTACTGCCCCAGTACTGTGTACATATCAGTGTCTCCACGTTACCTTCCTATGAGCAGGATGTGTTCTCCGTAGTGCCCTTCTCTAAAAGGCTCGCTTCCCCTTTGTTACTGCAAAGCTAGACAGGAGACGTGTGAAGCACCTTTCATGGTGGTCAAAATCCCATCTCTTatgaaaaaaattctgtcataggAACAGCAGCTTGGCTATCTTCAGCAGCTCACCTTTTGGTTCATGTAGGAGCCAAGGTTAGCGAATTTGTGCTGGGACATTGGGAAGGTTAGAACCTTTGCGTAGCATTTATCTGACATGGGGCTGCTTGTCAACATTTGCATTGTTACAGGGTTGTGATGGGCTTCAGGTTGTGGCACTTTCCATGGacaacataactcgtagtgaccaacAAAAGTGAACGTCTTGGTAACATATAACCCAGAGAtattatgtccccatgccacaacctccGACCATCGCTGCTTGCCATGGACAAGTTcttggctcctcagcgtaaaacttAATGAGTGGATCCACCTGTCGCCTATTTATACCAGTatgcacggggagtggctcaagTATGCAAAATCCATTTGTCGAAAGTCAGAGTGGATTTGGGCTCTCAAGGAAATGTTGTCACAACATAACATCTCCATTAGGGAACGAGAGTTACGTACGTAACCAAGATGTTTCTAGTTCACTTTTCACTCTCTTGTACTCAACATAGAGTATGacagatataatatataattacaataataatgaatatatatctTTTTAGAATGATATCTATGAGTGGGCCAGAGACCATCGTGTCCATCACAAGTTTTCAGAGACTCAGGCAGACCCACACAATGCCCGCAGAGGATTCTTCTTCGCTCACATCGGCTGGCTGCTGGTCCGCAAACACCCAGAAGTTATTGAGAAAGGACGCAAACTGGAGCTCGCTGATCTAAAAGCAGATGGGGTTGTAATGTTTCAGAGGAGGTCAGTGAGAAATTGTGGTATTTCATACtcagctttgtaaaaaaaaatgtaattaatttaattaatacttttattatgtAACGATGCATCAAATAgattaaaatgacagtaaagacattcatatcGTTACAACATATTtaagtttcaaataaatactgatattttgagctttcttttcatcaaataatcctaaagaAAATCCAATTTTCCCtgaaaatattatgcagcacaagatttttcagtattgataataataagaaatggttcTTTAGCACCACAtgagaataatttctgaaagatcatgtgacactgaagacttgagtaatggttGCTGTAAATTCAGacttgccatcacaggaatgagaCATAAAAAAGGATTAATTATTACAttagaaaacaaatattacaatagaaaactgtTGTCATTACACCATTGTGACCCCGCCATTGGAAGCTACCATCTGAACCAGGCCTTATATTTAGCACTAGCTACTTTGGAATAATCAATATCCCTTCCTTTGAATGACATCCAACACAAGTCCTGAGCTTTTTGATAAGAGTTTAAGAACATGTTTTATTGCTGGAACAGATAATAGGAGAATAGCTGGTTAGTCAGCATTTCAAACTGCATGTTGTGCTCCAACTAAGGTTTAACAACCAATGTTAATTCAGAAAATCTATGATATGCATAGAAGAACATGTGAAAAACAAGTGTGAAGCAGTGATAAAAAGGCTAttgaaattgttgtttttaatctttaatttcTCTGTCCATAGGCATTACAAGTTATCtgtggtggtgatgtgctttctCATTCCCACGTTTGTACCTTGGTTCTTTTGGGACGAGAGCCTTTTGATCAGTTACTTAGTTCCTTGTGTGTTGAGATACACTGTGTCCCTTAATGCGACCTGGCTGGTCAACAGTGCAGCTCACATGTGGGGAATGAGGCCTTATGACCACAACATCAATCCCAGAGAGAACAAGTTTGTTGCCTTCAGTGCCATCGGTAAGAACAGTGTCTTTTCTTTTACAGATTAATGTTAATTCAATTTtgttggaaaatatatatatatatatatattttagttcgcacatttatttattgacatatatttaaaaatacaaaagcatttattttgtttaaagtttctgtttacattttcattttcaggattattgatgaatagaaagtttaaaataactacatttatttgaaatgaacatAATTTGGTATGTACTGATTGGAAACATGTGTTTAATTTTAGGTGAAGGATTTCACAATTATCATCACACATTCCCCCATGATTACGCTGCAAGTGAGTTTGGCAGTCAGCTGAATTTGACCAAGGCGTTTATAGATCTCATGTGCTTTTTTGGATTGGCCAAGGATTGCAGGAGGGTAAATCATGAGACCATCATGGCCCGCGTCCAACGCACTGGTGATGGCAGCCACAAAAGTGGTTAATTTGTTTAGTacatatgacaaaaaaataaaataaaacaaacaaaaaaaaaattataaggcaACATATACAAAAGCATTTGCAGCATTTCTTAGTGTGCAATGAAGATTGATCTATATACACTCTCATATGAAATAAGAAACTAGAGTGTGTTGGACTAATGTGTTCTTAAGAATTCTTTCCTTTTCATGTCATGTATTGGACTGTGGGAGATTATTTTCAGAGATGGTAAAGGCCATGGATTAGGAGGATATTTATGTCTCAGTCTGCCTCAAGAGACAAGAGATGGTACTTCAATAGTTAAACTGCCATGTGCCTCATTACAGCCTTCTCCCATGAATAGGTTGACCCATGTTTTCTCTGGCTAAGCAGTTACTGTTATGATTTTAAAACATCCTTCCAGCGAGCTGTACAAGCTGTAAAATTAAGAGGACATGCTATTTATATACTGccacaatattatattttcttaGATGATTAAAGCTGATTTccatttgaaactgaaataaatttaacaaccaccaaaatagttttttatagGTCAGTATATGTAGTCAAATAAGACTGTTCCATAGAAAAGTCCATGGAAAGATTGTTCTCAATTGAGCTTAAATGTCGACTTATATGGTTAGTTCTGGTAAGAATaggtttataaaaatataaattatttaatctaatttatttctattGTACATGCCAATGCAAATTTCCTCAGATCAGTGATGCTTGTAATGAGGAATTCCCTCAAGTAAAATGAGCAATTTATCAGAAAGTTTATTTCTTAATCATTATTTTCCATGTTGCATCGTGCATTTATCTGGTTTTCATTCTTGTGGTCCCATAAAATGACCTATTAAATGACCAGGTAAACCTATATGGTGAACTCttttctaattaaaaatatattagtatGAAAGGTCTATTTCAAGTATTATGAAAGgatatttaaccaaaaaaaaaaaacattttgaaagaaatgtatctGTTAGAATAAAAGCATTAAGGTCTACACTTATTCTAGCAGATTTATTATAGGACATTTATTTGTCCTTATGATGTAATCCGAGGATTGgaatatttaaatgtctttatcagATAGAATTGTGCCCTTTGCCTTAtaaaataggcctatatattcAAATTTTGGGTTAGACTCAAAATTGAAAATACAAAGATGATGTATAACAtcagaaaaaatatttcaaacttaTGAAGTTTTAAGTCATTCAGGGCGAGCTGTTTTCTTAGCTCTTCTGTGACTAATGAATGACCATGTGTAGCTccctacatatatatttttttctcataaatgtTTATAGGTTGATAGTGGAATGcgtttttcaaatgtaaaaaattccaaatgctttatatatttaaaacatacaccCGTTTTTAAGAAGAAACACAAACTGACACTGTTTTACAGCTTCATTATTTATACTGTGTTGACCTTTGATGTCTGGGAGCCTTAATGGGCACATTTTCAAGGAATGTTGTTTCATGTACCATAAACCAAAATTTCTCAATGTGGAATTGTACCGACTTGTACCGTGAGTTTTGTTATGAATCAATTTTAATCTTTTCTTAACTgaataaaatgtgtgtatatctGAAAATGTAGTCTCAGATAACTTTCTTTTGTAGACCACAGATTATATTCATATAATCATGAGTGAGTGAGACCACCATGTCAGTTTATTAAGCAAAAATGAAAACGGTTTACTCCGTGCTATTTATCCGATAATGTGCGTTCACCCCTGCGCGATATAGCGGTGCatgattttagtaaaaaaaaaaaaattgtttaatgattttaaattttATGTCCTATTTGATTAATGATTTTCTATGGAGAGCTAAATTACAAAACGTAGCCTAATTAAGCAAGCgagtaaatatttatgtttttttgatTATCTTATTTATTGGAAATCTACCTGAATTACTAAATTCCTGATTTTTAATTGGtagttttgtttatatttcagcTGTGAAAGAATAACATTTGGGGAGTAACCTACATGGTAATAAGCCTAAATAAGTAAAACCGAGATTGCTCATCGAAAATATCAATCAAGGATAGGTCTATATTCATTTTGGAACGTTAGATTGGTTAGATTTTTACGACAGTAGGATAGC
This window of the Carassius gibelio isolate Cgi1373 ecotype wild population from Czech Republic chromosome B13, carGib1.2-hapl.c, whole genome shotgun sequence genome carries:
- the scdb gene encoding stearoyl-CoA desaturase b → MKLVGLNGILSASPNCIILNEIRGLDTQKKLITRRGNLPASIKQIATILYGCIANKEIITSKKEMAETTTEDVYDDAYEEKPGPSPPVKIVWRNVILMSLLHLGALYGLMILPSVSSLTLIWTGVCFMLSALGITAGAHRLWSHRSYKASLPLRMFLAIGNSMAFQNDIYEWARDHRVHHKFSETQADPHNARRGFFFAHIGWLLVRKHPEVIEKGRKLELADLKADGVVMFQRRHYKLSVVVMCFLIPTFVPWFFWDESLLISYLVPCVLRYTVSLNATWLVNSAAHMWGMRPYDHNINPRENKFVAFSAIGEGFHNYHHTFPHDYAASEFGSQLNLTKAFIDLMCFFGLAKDCRRVNHETIMARVQRTGDGSHKSG